Within the Thermus oshimai DSM 12092 genome, the region CGGTCCTCCACTATCCCGAAGAGGCTTAGGGCCTGCCTTAGCTGCTCCCGGTGCTGTCCGGTGAGGAGGACCAGGGGCTTGAGGTGGGGGATCTCCTTGAGGGCCAGGTAGACCGGGGCCATTTTGGTGGCCTCGGGCCGGGTTCCGAAGGCGAGGACCACGCGCTTCATGGGCTATTCTACCTCCCGCAGAAGGGCCCTAAGCCGCCGGTAGGTGACCCAGCCCAGGCCCAGGAGGATGGCCAGCAGGGTGGCCAGGATGGCCTCCCAGGGCATCCTTAGGTAGGCCATGGCCAGGAGGTTGAAGAGGAGGGCCAGCCCCCAAAGGAGGAAGGCCACCCGCCTTTGGGAAAGCCCCCGGGCCAGGAGGCGGTGGTGCAGGTGGTCCTTCCCCGGGGTGGAAAGGGGGTTTTTGCCCTCTAAAAGCCTTCGCACCACCACCTGGGCGGTGTCCAGGATGGGGAGGAGGAGGAAGAGGGCTGGGGGAAGGAGGCCTAAGAAGGTGGTGAGCTTGAGGTTCCCGAGGAGGGCCGTGGCCGCCAGGGTGTAGCCCAGGAAGTAGGCCCCCGCGTCCCCCAGGATGATGCGGCTCGGGTGGAGGTTGTGCCTCAGGAAGCCCAAGGCGCCCCCCGCCAAGGCGGCGAGGAGGAGGGTCCCCGCGGCCCAGTAGGGGAACTGGGCGCTCACCGCCAGGAGGCTCATGGCGCTGATGAAGGCGATGCCCCCCGCAAGCCCGTCCAGGCCGTCCATGAGGTTTAAGGCGTTGGTGATCCCCACCACCCAAAGCCAGGTGAGGAAGACCCCCAGGAGGGGGTCCAGGGGGGTGCCGAAGGCGGTCTCAAAGCGCACGCCCACCGCCACCAGGAGGAGGGCGGAAAGGGTCTGCACCAGGAGGCGGAAGAGGGGCGGCAGGCCGAACTGGTCGTCGATAAAGCCCACCAGGACGAGCCACGCCCCCCCCAGGAGGATGGCCAGGACCTGGATGAGGACCCCCTCCACCAGGATGGGCCTTAGGGCCGCGGCCAGGACCAGGGCCACCACCACCCCGGCGTAGACCGCAAGCCCCCCGGCGTTGGGCAGGGGCTCCTTGTTCAGGCGCCGCTCATTGGGCTGGTCCGCCCAGCCCACCTTCAGGGCGAAGCGGCGCACGGGGGGGATGAAGCGCCAGGTGGTGAGGAGGGCCACCAGGAAGACGAAGAGCACGGAAAGCCAGCCCGTACCCGCCGGCTCCGCGATCCCCAGGCGTTCCCAGATCATTTCGTCCCGTAGATGCGGTCCCCCGCGTCCCCCAGCCCCGGCACGATGTAGCCGTGCTCGTTGAGCCTCTCGTCAATGGCCGCCACCACCACCTCGGTCTCGGGGTGGTCCTTGGCGATGCGCTCCAGGCCCTCCGGGGCGGCGATGAGGCACATGAGCTTGACCCCCGTGGCCCCCTTGTCCTTGAGGAGCCTTAGGGCGTGGCTGGCGCTTCCCCCCGTGGCCAGCATGGGGTCTAAGAGGAAGACCCGACGCTCGGCGATGTCCGGGGGGAGCTTGGCGTAGTACTGCACCGGGCTTAGGGACTCGGGGTCCCGGTAGAGGCCGATGTGCCCCACCCGGGCGTGGGGCACCAGCTTGAGGATCCCCTCCACCATGACAAGCCCCGCCCGCAGGATGGCCACCAGGGCGAGCTTCTTCCCCGAGAGCACCCGCACCCGGGCCGGGGCCACGGGGGTTTCCACCACCCGTTCCTCTAGCTCCAGGTCCCGCATGGCCTCGTAGGCCATGAGCATGGCGATCTCCTCGGCCAGCTCCCGGAAGTCCTTGGGGCCTGTGCTCTTGTCCCGGAGGTGGGCCAGCTTGTGTTGGACCAGGGGGTGGTCCACCAGGGTGATCTTCATCCAGTAGAGGCTAACACGCCCCCTTTCTAAAGGCCAAGCCTTCCCGGTAGAAGGCCTGGGCGCGGGGGAGCTTTTCCCTTAGGGCCTCCAAAAAGCCCCCCGGGGCCTTGGTCTTGAACCAGTAGAGGTCGTGGAGGTAGGTGAGGGGCACGTAGAAGAAAAGCCGCTCCCGCACCTCCTTAGGGTAAAAGCGGGCGATGCGGAAGAGGGCCTCCCGGGCCCTATCCTCCCCCAAGAGGTCCAGGCTTCCCGTCTTCAGGAGGGCCAGGTCGCGGGCGGGGTCGTCCCCCCCGGCCCGGGCCCAGTCCACCAGCATCACCAAAGGCCCCTGGGCCCCGGGCTGCTTTAGGAGGAGGTTTCCCGCCCAGGCGTCCCGGTGGCAGAAGCGCTTCTCCACCCCCGCCACGGAGGCCACCTCCTTCTTCAGGTCCCGGATGAGCCCTCTAGCCTCCGGGTGGAGGCTTAGGGCCTCCTCAAAGCGCTCCAGGCGCTCTAGGAGGTCTTCCGCCCGCACCACCCCCGGCTCGGGCAGGCGGTGGAGGTGGAGGAAGAGGTGGGCCAAGGCGGCCAGGGT harbors:
- a CDS encoding glycosyltransferase family 4 protein, with protein sequence MIWERLGIAEPAGTGWLSVLFVFLVALLTTWRFIPPVRRFALKVGWADQPNERRLNKEPLPNAGGLAVYAGVVVALVLAAALRPILVEGVLIQVLAILLGGAWLVLVGFIDDQFGLPPLFRLLVQTLSALLLVAVGVRFETAFGTPLDPLLGVFLTWLWVVGITNALNLMDGLDGLAGGIAFISAMSLLAVSAQFPYWAAGTLLLAALAGGALGFLRHNLHPSRIILGDAGAYFLGYTLAATALLGNLKLTTFLGLLPPALFLLLPILDTAQVVVRRLLEGKNPLSTPGKDHLHHRLLARGLSQRRVAFLLWGLALLFNLLAMAYLRMPWEAILATLLAILLGLGWVTYRRLRALLREVE
- the upp gene encoding uracil phosphoribosyltransferase gives rise to the protein MKITLVDHPLVQHKLAHLRDKSTGPKDFRELAEEIAMLMAYEAMRDLELEERVVETPVAPARVRVLSGKKLALVAILRAGLVMVEGILKLVPHARVGHIGLYRDPESLSPVQYYAKLPPDIAERRVFLLDPMLATGGSASHALRLLKDKGATGVKLMCLIAAPEGLERIAKDHPETEVVVAAIDERLNEHGYIVPGLGDAGDRIYGTK
- a CDS encoding phosphotransferase family protein, giving the protein MALSALLARLTPLGGFEARVYGDETRVYKVYSPREKALARLEARNLARAGLGSFVLGVEEVEGHGLLILRRFPGEPFRPELFRPETLAALAHLFLHLHRLPEPGVVRAEDLLERLERFEEALSLHPEARGLIRDLKKEVASVAGVEKRFCHRDAWAGNLLLKQPGAQGPLVMLVDWARAGGDDPARDLALLKTGSLDLLGEDRAREALFRIARFYPKEVRERLFFYVPLTYLHDLYWFKTKAPGGFLEALREKLPRAQAFYREGLAFRKGAC